Proteins encoded by one window of Haematobia irritans isolate KBUSLIRL chromosome 2, ASM5000362v1, whole genome shotgun sequence:
- the LOC142225171 gene encoding uncharacterized protein LOC142225171: MTEYVTPNIHTVLKKYQTSAPKSLQGPGHSLANINSSANSASSGNNGNTLASSSSSATANATAIPLTSAAAAAAAAAGAAISSVGHVNSGAVASVGSAVHCPLDISLVNNGGGVTNLSASADIHGLVAMRTSPCDLVKATPSNSNASGLTTKHQQPSNSSNNNQASNSSSSAHHLDPVANCNPALPLIKKEIMTSPEPAPPPHDLQNEGPCGPPPQLPPQIRPQSGGPAGGGGGVPPSIKIMPPPPPEVSQPILSAADTGSGELYETRLEGKTIGCFSMGGEMRLCLPQFLNNVLAEFSLEQINRSFDDLGIFCSQCTPEQLMEFKAAKILPSDVKSSGLITRTDAERLCAILLHRSDRNSYINVEDIPKGAISFKVYHRCFGKCEGICTPDMYSYQKPTCIMCLECKGWFSPQKFVGHVHREVENRTCHWGFDSRNWHDYLHVALDVENREKYQKILDELKEVEIKEQQKSLQEINYLKRKFFLFSSNASEDYWMDYKQSKDNDVCVVIRKKKQPIIRT, from the exons ATGACCGAATACGTTACACCCAACATACACACAGTGTTGAAAAAATATCAGACAAGTGCTCCCAAAAGTCTACAAGGTCCCGGTCATTCATTAGCCAATATTAATTCATCGGCCAACAGTGCCAGTAGTGGTAATAACGGTAATACCTTAGCATCCTCATCCTCCTCAGCGACAGCTAACGCTACAGCAATCCCTTTGACATCTGCAGCAGCTGCGGCGGCGGCGGCTGCTGGAGCCGCAATTTCAAGTGTTGGTCATGTCAACTCTGGTGCGGTGGCATCGGTGGGATCTGCCGTCCATTGTCCCTTAGATATTAGCTTGGTCAATAATGGCGGTGGAGTTACCAATTTATCAGCATCTGCAGATATCCATGGATTGGTGGCAATGCGTACCAGTCCCTGTGATCTTGTCAAAGCCACTCCCTCAAATTCGAATGCCAGTGGCCTTACAACAAAGCACCAACAGCCCAGCAACAGTAGTAACAACAATCAAGCATCTAATTCCTCGTCTTCTGCCCATCATCTAGACCCAGTCGCAAACTGTAATCCTGCCTTGCctcttataaaaaaagaaataatgacCTCACCTGAACCTGCACCACCGCCACATGATCTCCAAAATGAAGGCCCTTGTGGTCCTCCACCACAGTTGCCCCCACAAATACGCCCACAATCGGGTGGTCCAGCCGGAGGAGGAGGTGGAGTACCACCTTCCATTAAAATTATGCCTCCACCACCGCCAGAGGTATCACAGCCCATACTCTCAGCGGCCGATACTGGTTCGGGAGAATTATATGAGACGCGTCTGGAAGGTAAAACCATAGGTTGTTTCTCCATGGGCGGTGAGATGCGCCTGTGTCTACCACAATTTTTGAACAATGTCCTAGCAGAATTTAGCCTAGAACAAATCAATCGTAGTTTCGATGATTTGGGTATATTCTGCTCGCAATGTACACCGGAACAATTGATGGAATTCAAGGCAGCCAAAATATTACCTTCCGATGTTAAATCGAGTGGCCTAATAACACGCACCGATGCCGAACGCCTTTGTGCCATTTTGTTGCATCGTTCCGATCGCAATAGTTACATCAATGTGGAGGATATACCGAAGGGTGCTATTTCCTTTAAGGTCTATCATCGTTGCTTTGGAAAATGTGAAGGCATCTGTACACCCGATATGTATTCGTATCAAAAACCCACATGTATTATGTGTCTGGAATGTAAGGGCTGGTTTTCGccacaaaaatttgttggtCATGTTCACCGTGAGGTGGAGAATCGCACTTGTCATTGGGGTTTTGATTCGCGCAATTGGCATGATTATCTGCATGTGGCTTTGGATGTTGAGAATCGTGAGAAATATCAAAAGATTTTGGATGAACTTAAGGAGGTGGAAATTAAGGAGCAGCAAAAATCCCTGCAGGAGATTAACTATTTGAAAAGAAAG ttttttttgttttcatcaaaTGCAAGCGAAGATTATTGGATGGATTACAAACAATCCAAAGATAATGATGTATGCGTTGTCATTCGAAAGAAAAAACAACCTATAATAAGGACTTAA